In Actinomycetota bacterium, a genomic segment contains:
- a CDS encoding zinc ABC transporter substrate-binding protein, with protein MRTWVPLGLLIALLAAACGSAATPATADGGTTAGAPGAPGAPPTVLSVVAAENFWGSLVSQLAGRAGHVTSIVSDPNADPHSYESSAADARAFATADYVVENGAGYDAWADRLLSGNPSPHRKVLNVATLLGRKPGDNPHFWYDPAAVPAVIARMEADLVALAPRDAAYLAAQQHALTRAFAPERATLSEIKSQFAGTPIAATESIVVPLATALGLDVVSPPQFMNAVSEGNDPPAPSVTTFQQQVTGRQGRVLVYNQQTATQVTTTIKNLAGRTGIPLVAVTETIQPPGTPFQVWFGKELSALEGGLQKASPAP; from the coding sequence GCCACCCCGGCGACCGCCGACGGCGGCACCACGGCGGGCGCCCCGGGCGCCCCGGGTGCCCCGCCCACCGTGCTCAGCGTCGTGGCGGCGGAGAACTTCTGGGGCAGCCTGGTCAGCCAGCTCGCCGGGAGGGCCGGGCACGTGACCTCGATTGTGAGCGATCCCAACGCCGACCCGCACAGCTACGAGTCCAGCGCCGCCGACGCCCGGGCCTTCGCCACCGCCGACTATGTCGTCGAGAACGGCGCCGGCTACGACGCCTGGGCGGACCGGCTCCTGTCGGGCAACCCCAGCCCGCACCGGAAGGTGCTCAACGTCGCCACCCTGCTGGGGCGCAAGCCGGGCGACAACCCCCATTTCTGGTACGACCCCGCTGCGGTGCCGGCGGTCATCGCCCGGATGGAGGCCGACCTCGTGGCCCTCGCCCCCCGCGACGCCGCCTACCTGGCGGCCCAGCAGCACGCCCTGACCCGGGCATTCGCCCCCGAGCGGGCGACGCTCAGTGAGATCAAGTCTCAGTTTGCCGGGACCCCCATCGCAGCCACCGAGAGCATCGTCGTCCCGCTGGCCACCGCCCTGGGCCTCGACGTCGTGTCGCCGCCCCAGTTCATGAACGCGGTCTCGGAGGGCAACGACCCGCCGGCCCCCTCGGTCACCACCTTCCAGCAGCAGGTGACCGGGAGGCAGGGCCGGGTGCTCGTCTACAACCAGCAGACCGCCACCCAGGTCACCACCACGATCAAGAACCTCGCCGGGCGCACCGGCATCCCGCTCGTCGCGGTCACCGAGACCATCCAACCGCCGGGAACGCCGTTCCAGGTGTGGTTCGGCAAGGAGCTGTCCGCCCTGGAGGGTGGCCTGCAGAAGGCGAGCCCGGCGCCGTGA
- a CDS encoding metal ABC transporter ATP-binding protein has protein sequence MTVVSARDLAAAYGRRTVWEGATFDLEPGAFVGVLGPNGAGKSTLFRLLLGLLRPAHGSLTVLGEVPHRGDPAIGYVPQRRPVDAEVRLRGSEFVKLGLTGHRWGIGGPRSRREAAAEVAGALATAGATAYGDRAMGSLSGGELQRLTLAQAIASHPKLLLLDEPFSNLDLRNQVAGAQLFARLAAERGIAVLLIAHDVNPLLPLLDQVMYVARGQITLGPPDEVITSARLSALYETQVEVLRDSRGRLFVVGLEEEASHPHAHDDDCHEHGAGHPTGAQEGSLELC, from the coding sequence GTGACCGTCGTCTCCGCCCGGGACCTGGCTGCCGCGTACGGCCGCCGCACGGTGTGGGAGGGCGCCACCTTCGACCTCGAGCCCGGCGCCTTTGTCGGGGTGCTCGGCCCCAATGGGGCCGGCAAATCCACACTGTTCCGCTTGCTGCTCGGCCTGCTGCGCCCGGCGCACGGCTCCCTGACGGTGCTGGGCGAGGTCCCCCACCGGGGCGATCCCGCCATCGGCTACGTGCCGCAGCGCCGGCCGGTGGACGCCGAGGTCCGCCTCCGGGGCAGCGAGTTCGTCAAGCTGGGCCTTACCGGGCACCGCTGGGGCATCGGCGGCCCCCGGAGCCGGCGGGAGGCGGCCGCCGAGGTCGCCGGCGCCCTCGCCACCGCCGGGGCCACCGCCTACGGCGACCGGGCGATGGGGTCGCTGTCGGGCGGCGAGCTGCAGCGCCTGACCCTGGCCCAGGCGATCGCCAGCCACCCGAAGCTGCTGCTGCTCGACGAGCCCTTCTCCAACCTCGACCTGCGCAACCAGGTGGCCGGGGCGCAGCTGTTCGCCCGCCTCGCCGCCGAGCGCGGGATCGCCGTGCTGCTCATCGCCCACGACGTCAACCCGTTGCTGCCGCTGCTCGACCAGGTGATGTACGTCGCCCGGGGCCAGATCACCCTCGGGCCGCCCGACGAGGTGATCACCTCCGCCCGCCTCTCCGCCCTGTACGAGACCCAGGTCGAAGTCCTGCGGGACAGCCGGGGCCGGCTGTTCGTGGTGGGCCTCGAGGAGGAGGCGTCGCACCCGCATGCCCACGACGACGACTGCCACGAGCACGGCGCCGGCCACCCGACGGGCGCTCAGGAAGGGTCGCTGGAGCTGTGCTGA
- a CDS encoding metal ABC transporter permease yields the protein MLTAGLTAVVSPHPGWNVVADLRDLLSYPFMRHAFVAGTIVAVVAGVVGYVVVLRQSAFAAHALSEIGFAGASGAVAYGLNPVAGLLAMSLVGAGAIGVLGKRLRGRDAAIGIVLAFSVGLGSYFLTIYKGNASGAFALLFGEILGISVGDIWIIAVAGAVVLLALAAVYRPLLFASLDEDVAEARGVPVRALSVIFLLVLAVAVTAAVQVVGVLLIFGLLVTPGAIAERVTRTPAAGMALCVGLSLAFIWAGLAVTYYSSFPVGFLVTALAFAAYLVVRIGGALRSSPMLVSSP from the coding sequence GTGCTGACCGCCGGGCTCACCGCCGTGGTCTCCCCGCACCCAGGCTGGAACGTCGTCGCCGACCTCCGGGACCTGCTCAGCTACCCCTTCATGCGCCACGCCTTCGTGGCCGGGACGATCGTGGCGGTGGTAGCCGGCGTGGTGGGGTACGTGGTCGTGCTGCGCCAGTCGGCGTTCGCCGCCCACGCGCTGTCCGAGATCGGCTTCGCCGGGGCATCGGGGGCGGTGGCCTACGGGCTGAACCCGGTCGCCGGCCTGCTGGCGATGAGCCTGGTGGGGGCGGGGGCGATCGGCGTGCTGGGCAAGCGCCTGCGGGGCCGGGACGCGGCCATCGGCATCGTGCTGGCGTTCTCCGTCGGGCTCGGCTCCTACTTCCTCACCATCTACAAGGGCAACGCCAGCGGGGCCTTCGCCCTGCTGTTCGGGGAGATCCTGGGCATCAGCGTGGGCGACATCTGGATCATCGCCGTGGCCGGGGCGGTGGTGCTCCTGGCACTGGCCGCGGTGTACCGCCCGCTGCTGTTCGCCTCGCTGGACGAGGACGTCGCCGAAGCCCGGGGCGTGCCCGTCCGGGCGCTCTCGGTCATCTTCCTGCTCGTGCTGGCGGTGGCGGTCACCGCGGCCGTGCAGGTGGTGGGGGTGCTGCTGATCTTCGGGCTCCTGGTCACCCCGGGGGCCATCGCCGAGCGGGTCACCCGGACCCCGGCCGCCGGGATGGCCCTGTGCGTCGGGCTGTCGCTGGCGTTCATCTGGGCCGGCCTGGCGGTGACCTACTACAGCAGCTTCCCGGTCGGGTTCCTGGTGACCGCCCTGGCGTTCGCCGCCTACCTGGTGGTGCGCATCGGCGGAGCGCTGCGCTCGAGCCCTATGCTGGTGAGCAGCCCGTGA
- a CDS encoding Fur family transcriptional regulator gives MIQPPQALHDAVALRLARLDQRYTRPRQALVDTLAGAGRPLTIPEVLAACPELPQSSAYRNMTALIEAGIVRRVAGTDDHGRFELAEELSGHHHHLVCATCGKVDDVAPSPRLERALAEAARAAAEEQGYAVTDHRFDLVGVCPACR, from the coding sequence GTGATCCAGCCGCCCCAAGCCCTGCACGACGCCGTGGCCCTCCGCCTGGCCCGCCTGGACCAGCGCTACACCCGCCCGCGGCAGGCCCTGGTGGACACCCTCGCCGGGGCCGGACGGCCCCTCACCATCCCGGAGGTCCTGGCCGCCTGCCCCGAGCTCCCGCAGAGCAGCGCCTACCGCAACATGACCGCGCTGATCGAGGCGGGCATCGTCCGGCGGGTGGCCGGCACCGACGACCACGGCCGCTTCGAGCTGGCCGAGGAGCTGTCCGGCCACCACCACCACCTGGTGTGCGCCACCTGCGGCAAGGTGGACGACGTCGCCCCCAGCCCCCGCCTGGAGCGGGCGCTGGCCGAGGCGGCCCGGGCGGCGGCCGAGGAGCAGGGGTACGCGGTTACCGACCACCGCTTCGATCTCGTGGGGGTCTGCCCCGCCTGCCGCTAG
- a CDS encoding S53 family peptidase: MKTHRFRPATLIVIGATATLVGTLLFAPFAGAQPPSSTPAPILPPGLAGLASARVCSDPGPGEASCTARVIVDGHGAPLTNANPVGYGPTQFQSAYNLTAAAATNGGTIALVDAYDNPYAESNLATYRSTEGLPPCTTANGCFKKVKMTRFGRGPSGNSGWGLEESLDLDAASAVCPKCSLVLVEAYSASFTDLGNAENTAASLGAKSISNSYGGNDGAGESAYDSYYNHPGVAITASTGDTGFQIEYPSSSPYVTAVGGTTLQTSTNARGWVESAWNSGGSGCSKGESQPTWQAAVSTLTAVCAMRATADVSADANPNTGAAVYDTYGYGGWILVGGTSLASPLVAGVYALAGNTASVTNSSYPYLHGTSANLNDVTSGTNGSCGNALCTAGAGWDGPTGLGTPNGTGAF, translated from the coding sequence ATGAAGACGCATCGCTTCCGGCCGGCCACCCTGATCGTTATCGGGGCAACAGCTACGCTGGTTGGTACACTGCTGTTCGCCCCGTTTGCTGGTGCCCAGCCCCCGTCATCGACCCCCGCCCCGATCCTCCCCCCCGGGTTGGCCGGCCTGGCCAGCGCCCGGGTGTGCAGCGACCCGGGTCCGGGAGAGGCAAGTTGCACCGCCCGGGTCATCGTGGATGGCCACGGAGCGCCGCTGACCAACGCCAACCCCGTGGGCTACGGCCCCACGCAGTTCCAGTCGGCGTACAACCTGACGGCGGCGGCGGCCACCAACGGCGGCACGATCGCTCTGGTGGACGCCTACGACAACCCCTACGCCGAGTCCAACCTGGCCACCTACCGCTCGACGGAAGGCTTGCCGCCGTGCACGACGGCCAACGGCTGCTTCAAGAAGGTCAAGATGACCCGGTTCGGGCGGGGCCCGTCCGGCAACAGCGGCTGGGGGCTCGAGGAGTCGCTCGACCTGGATGCCGCGTCGGCGGTGTGCCCGAAGTGCAGCCTCGTCCTCGTCGAGGCCTACTCGGCGTCCTTCACCGACCTGGGCAACGCGGAGAACACCGCTGCCAGCCTGGGCGCCAAGTCGATCTCCAACAGCTACGGCGGCAACGACGGTGCCGGGGAGTCGGCCTATGACTCGTACTACAACCACCCCGGCGTGGCCATCACGGCCAGCACCGGCGACACCGGCTTCCAGATCGAGTACCCGTCGTCCTCGCCCTACGTCACTGCGGTCGGCGGCACGACCCTCCAGACGTCGACCAACGCCCGGGGCTGGGTCGAGTCGGCCTGGAACAGCGGCGGCAGCGGGTGCAGCAAGGGCGAATCCCAGCCGACCTGGCAGGCGGCGGTGAGCACCCTGACCGCGGTGTGCGCCATGCGGGCGACCGCCGACGTCTCCGCCGATGCCAACCCAAACACCGGGGCGGCGGTGTACGACACCTACGGCTACGGCGGCTGGATCCTCGTGGGCGGGACGAGCCTGGCTTCGCCGCTCGTCGCCGGCGTGTACGCCCTGGCGGGCAACACCGCCTCGGTGACCAACAGCTCGTACCCCTACCTGCACGGCACGTCCGCCAACCTCAACGACGTCACCAGCGGGACCAACGGCAGCTGCGGCAACGCCCTGTGCACCGCCGGCGCCGGCTGGGACGGCCCGACCGGGCTCGGCACGCCGAACGGGACGGGCGCCTTCTAG
- a CDS encoding RluA family pseudouridine synthase, with protein MRFVVPDDAAGARLDAWLAGAGGWSRREVQDMVEAGRVTREGGPAAKSHRLVAGEVIEAEALPERTVEGPDAEYRIVVEDDHLAIVAKPAGVVVHPAPGTRGPTLVDALARVMALAPAAGGSRPGIVHRLDKDTSGLLVVAKTDDAYRGLVAAMQARKIARTYQALVAGVFGMPAGRIEAPVGRSQRDRTRMAVAPGGREAVTEFTVSERFERPAPASLLEVHLHTGRTHQIRVHLAHIQHPVVGDTTYGRAAAGLARALGLHRPFLHALRLEFVHPVTGIRIEAIDPLPEDLRRALSDLRSVPN; from the coding sequence GTGCGCTTCGTGGTGCCCGACGATGCCGCCGGAGCCCGCCTGGACGCCTGGCTGGCCGGTGCCGGCGGGTGGTCCCGCAGGGAGGTGCAGGACATGGTCGAGGCGGGCAGGGTGACGCGGGAAGGGGGCCCGGCGGCGAAGTCCCACCGCCTGGTGGCCGGTGAGGTGATCGAGGCTGAGGCGCTGCCTGAGCGCACCGTCGAGGGACCCGACGCCGAGTACCGGATCGTGGTCGAGGACGACCACCTGGCCATCGTCGCCAAGCCCGCCGGGGTCGTCGTGCACCCCGCCCCCGGCACCCGGGGGCCCACGCTGGTGGACGCTCTCGCCCGGGTCATGGCGCTGGCCCCGGCGGCGGGGGGGAGCCGGCCGGGCATCGTGCACCGCCTCGACAAGGACACCTCCGGCTTGCTGGTGGTGGCGAAGACCGACGACGCCTACCGGGGCCTGGTTGCCGCCATGCAGGCCCGCAAGATCGCCCGCACGTACCAGGCCCTCGTCGCCGGGGTCTTCGGGATGCCGGCCGGGCGCATCGAAGCCCCGGTGGGCCGGTCGCAGCGTGACCGGACCAGGATGGCGGTGGCGCCTGGGGGCCGGGAAGCGGTGACCGAGTTCACGGTCTCGGAGCGCTTCGAGCGGCCGGCGCCCGCCTCGCTCCTCGAGGTCCACCTGCATACCGGCCGCACGCACCAGATCCGGGTGCACCTGGCGCACATCCAGCACCCGGTCGTCGGCGACACGACCTATGGCCGGGCCGCGGCCGGGCTTGCCCGCGCCCTCGGGCTGCACCGGCCCTTCCTCCACGCCCTCCGCCTAGAGTTCGTACACCCGGTGACCGGGATCCGGATCGAGGCGATCGATCCTCTCCCCGAGGATCTAAGAAGGGCCTTAAGTGACCTCCGGAGCGTGCCGAATTAA
- the lspA gene encoding signal peptidase II: MVALTVAYDQISKALAVRLLASGRPMRILGTLLDLQLTRNPGGAFGLFPNSPVLFLALTALIVGAVLVLGLRSSQAPVPLGLVAGGGLGNLIDRVVRAPGHLQGRVVDFIHFRYWPTFNLADSSIVVGVGLLLLLELRRR; this comes from the coding sequence ATGGTCGCCCTCACGGTGGCCTATGACCAGATAAGCAAGGCGCTTGCCGTTCGCCTCCTGGCCTCCGGGCGCCCGATGCGCATCCTCGGCACCCTCCTGGACCTCCAGCTCACCCGCAACCCGGGCGGTGCCTTCGGCTTGTTCCCGAACTCGCCGGTGCTGTTCCTGGCCCTCACCGCGCTGATCGTCGGGGCGGTCCTGGTCCTCGGGCTGCGCAGTTCCCAGGCGCCGGTCCCGCTGGGGCTGGTGGCCGGCGGGGGGCTCGGCAACCTCATCGACCGGGTGGTCCGGGCCCCCGGGCACCTGCAGGGCCGGGTGGTGGACTTCATTCACTTCCGCTACTGGCCCACGTTCAACCTGGCCGACAGCTCCATCGTGGTGGGGGTCGGCTTGCTGCTGCTCCTCGAGCTCCGGCGGCGGTAG
- a CDS encoding TraR/DksA C4-type zinc finger protein: MPSKVSKPELPDGEPKVAPRKAAPAAAKPAPKPAAKGAAKPARKPAAKAAAKPAPKPAAKAAAKPAAVNQPAKPAAKAAPKATAKAAAAKPVSKPTPKPAAAKPAPKPAAAQASPKPTAKATPAAPKPAAAASVPVARTAFDAETLAGIRGALVQQREELQRQLTEIEEVTFNSSQSEISGEVSYDEDFADSGSFTFEREKDLSIANNVSDLRSKIDRALHKIDDGTYGICESCGKPIEGPRLKALPHVTLCLKCKKAEERR; this comes from the coding sequence CGCTCCCCGGAAGGCCGCGCCCGCCGCCGCCAAACCGGCCCCGAAACCGGCGGCCAAGGGGGCAGCAAAGCCGGCCCGGAAACCGGCGGCCAAGGCGGCTGCGAAGCCTGCTCCCAAACCGGCGGCCAAGGCGGCTGCGAAGCCTGCCGCCGTGAATCAGCCCGCCAAGCCCGCCGCCAAGGCCGCTCCCAAGGCAACGGCGAAGGCCGCGGCGGCCAAGCCGGTTTCCAAACCCACCCCCAAGCCCGCTGCGGCCAAGCCGGCTCCCAAGCCCGCGGCCGCACAAGCCTCGCCCAAGCCCACCGCCAAGGCGACGCCTGCGGCCCCCAAGCCGGCTGCGGCCGCCTCCGTCCCCGTCGCCCGCACGGCGTTCGACGCCGAGACGCTGGCCGGGATCCGGGGGGCCCTGGTCCAGCAGCGCGAAGAACTCCAGCGCCAGCTGACCGAGATCGAGGAGGTCACGTTCAACTCCTCGCAGTCCGAGATCTCGGGCGAGGTGAGCTACGACGAGGACTTCGCCGACTCCGGGTCGTTCACCTTCGAGCGGGAGAAGGATCTGTCGATCGCCAACAATGTCTCCGACCTGCGCTCGAAGATCGACCGTGCCCTCCACAAGATCGACGACGGCACGTACGGCATCTGCGAGTCGTGCGGCAAGCCCATCGAGGGCCCCCGGCTGAAAGCGCTGCCCCATGTCACGCTGTGCCTGAAGTGCAAGAAGGCCGAGGAGCGCCGGTAG